DNA sequence from the Manduca sexta isolate Smith_Timp_Sample1 chromosome 25, JHU_Msex_v1.0, whole genome shotgun sequence genome:
tCAGGTAATACAAAAAAACTCCAAAACTAAAACTCCATTTTGAAATCCCaaaagtttgaattaaaaatagacATTTGATAGTGACACACATGTGCAGCCAAATGTCACGCGAGTTGGCAACTAGTGCGCGTCGTCGGCGGGCGACAATGTGCGCACGCGCCGTGACACCTGCTGCAAGGTAATGACACAAATGCTAAGCTAAATACCACTACTATGAATAAGCCATCACTCAACGCGTTTGCCAGTCTTGAAGAAAAACTTAACACTATCCACCACAGATCGCCGTGACACCGACGTTATTGCAACATGACAATCACATGACAGTAAGGCTACATAATTGTACTTTAGTTAAATACACTTTGATGATACACTATTAAGTTTGTAACATACATTGGACCTATTGATAGTTCTTAATCTATGTTAcgaaatttacatattataaataataacagcaATTGTTCGCTATATGGAAACATGATGGCACGCGCGAATATAACTAAATGTTAAAGTATATCTAATATTTCGtatgttgataaaaaataatacgatgATCACAGAAATACTAGCATGTTTAGTTATAATGTAAGTTTCGTGAGTCTTTAACTTATAGACCTTATAGGTACTTAGTTTAAGATTTCAATAACTATTTACTTAATGATAACAGCATTACATGTTATTCATAGCAATTAATGATGTTTAACCATCGAAACGTCCAACAAGTCATTAACAATGACAATTGAAAACTTAAAATCTAGACCTCGAAACATCTCCACACTATCTGATTTTAGGTTTTTAACTGTGAAATGAAGTACTGTGACGGaaaatttcgttttattatattagaattattttaatttagtcttCGATGTCAAAACAATCCTTAATTTAAGAATGGACATTTGAGAGCACATTAAGTGTCCTGCCAGGAGTCCAAGACATTGCTGATTAGGCATTTCAATGTAGTTGGACGTTTTGATCGTACAACTtaacactataataataaatatcattatttctatatttcaaATCGTAAAACTTGTTACGTTTCAACAACACCTATAGAATTTAATTCatgttatacattttaatattcattttcgaAAACGGTTATATCATTTTACatcatacatataatattataaacaccaGCCTCCGACCATGACTACAGCTCGTTCAACTTTGTGGCACAAAAATATAgcctattataaaacattttaaaatttaataaccaaaaaataattccgAATGATGCTCATATACGTCGAACACTTCAACATGGCAACATTAAAATCGAAGAAAGGACGTAAATTGAGCttagtttaaaatcaatttgaacGGTAAGTATTAGTAACGGTAACTGTGAGCTCTGTCAAGGCTTCGTACGCGCCGTCCGTATCCAAACTCGAACGGATAGTTGAACAGAGGCTGGGAGGGGGTGTAGGGTCAGCGGACGCGCGTGACGCGCAGCTCCCGGTCGAGCTGCTGCAGCTGGCGCAGGAAGCCCTCGTTGGGGTGGATgtcgcggcgcgcgcgcaccgtGCCCAGCGCTTCCGTCAGCGACATGCCGCGCTTGATCATCAGGAACGCCAGCGCGCACGTCGCCGACCGCGACACGCCCATCAGGCAGTGCACCAGCACGCGACCTGGCGAGACGCACCTGAACCTCTTATCTCGCTCATCTCTCCTTTATATGCATTACTTTCTACTACTAACGAGcttcataatatacatacacgGACGGGACATTtgtttttagacattttttatacGACGTGGTAATCGGGTCGCTCCTGTGCTTTATTAGCACCAAGACTACTAGTAAACGGTACCAACTCGGTCCATAACTTTGTATGGCAAAACTACATCGCATTGAACTATGCCTATCATCTTGGAATAGATGTTGAAATAATACTGCCCAGTAATCACCTAGGCTAGTCCTAGTTGATTTTTAGAACGCTAGTAGGCAACGCTTCTAATGTTCAATGGTCTATATATACTGCTGTTGCTGaacacaaatacaaaataaaaaacaaataataatataaactgacTGGGCTATACTACAATGCGCTAGATTAAAAATAGTCGGTTATTTTAGTCCCGCAACTGTAGATATACGAGTAAACAgcacaaaaataatgttttcacaTTACAGACATACCTCCGCTAGAAATGCCCTCGTCGATGAAATTAGCAGCTATGTGGAAATACTTCGATATGTCGGTAGTGGGAAGATCCATCAGTTGGAAGCCTTTGTACCGCAGGCCCGGGCAGTCCCGGTAGTACAAATGGTCTGTGTCGACTTGGGTGTAGCGCTTGCCCTCAGCTGTGTTCAGGACGTAGTTAATACCCATCCTCCTCAAAAACGCTTTGTCCTTTGCTGCGACTCTGTATTTGAACATTtatttcgattaaaaaaaaatacgccgtataaatatactaaaaatatctatactaatatttaaagttgtctgaacgtgctaatctcaggaactgcttaattttttattatcactaataggaagctacataacTCTTGAGTACTAAATAGTTACtttatcccgggaatatatttatcccgaaaaaactttaTCTTTATCTTCTTCCTTGTCGCCTCCACGGTCTAGTGGCGACATAGTAATTAATTGCTGTAGACCGGGCGGTCACAATTTCATTACGCCCGAGCATGGATTCCATGAAAGTTCAACAGCAGGCAAGAGGCCAGTGGTAAAAAGTAAACCAAATCCATTCTGTGTCATCTTCGACCATGTATTGTATATGCGTAGACATTACATTCGAATGTACTAAGGGCAATGGCATGGCATGTCCTTTCAATTCAATGTTGAATTGCTCTATAAGGACCAAAAGGAGATTTCCTAGTAACTATGTTggtaactagctgacccgacagacgttgtcccgtcctaactataaatttgcagcgcgcattctgtcaatcgctgacaattatttcaaacaatttgacagttatataaaattaatattatcattaagttttcttaaattttcaaatttttcgcgcaattttatgaatttctttcataagaacgttctcctgacaataacaaacacaacaacaacaaaaaatatagtgaaatcggtccagccgttcacgcgtcatggcgtgaccaaaggaaattgggatacatttttacatatatagatCTACAAATCAATCTCATAATCATACGTACGCATCTCCGACATACAGTCCCGGATACACTTCGTTAACATCAGGCGTGGGGTTGTACGTGATGTCCGCGAATGGCCGCGAACGGAACGTCGATAGCGAGCTCAGCACTGACGACGGCGACGAGCCGAAGCTCTGTACACAcaaaactcaaataaaatacacattaaccTAATATTTAAGAGTATGTACACATCGTTATTGCCTTGGCTGCACACAATACAATAGGCCCACGTAGCCGTGTCTATTTCGATTCATCTTTTGCATATAGTATCAGAGTATCAACGACTGAGTCACCCAGATCGAAATTAAATTGAAAGATGATCTAGAAACGAAGATGAATTATCTAGTGCCTAAGTATAGGTTGTTTcaagctaattttatttttattaactcatGTAACATCATCTATTCTAATAAGTTTATTGACCTTTATCTAATAacagtttaaagtaaatatgacttATGAATACTTTGACTTAACAAATTTGCTTATCGATTGTTGAATTCTGATGATATCGTGACAAGGCTATATATCGCAAAATCCAAATTGACATAAAATTTCAAGCTACATCAGACCAATGGTTGTTATCGAATCTGATCTgaaatacattacatttttataaagaacGACGTTGGACGCGACTGTAAATGTGTAACTAATAGAGTATAATGATTAATATCTATGAAAatacattgaataaattataatattttttctatcacAGTAAATGACACAGCGAAATTTCGTTAGTCTAGTACCTAAGTAATACAAGATTATCCTGGTGACTTATCACATTTATTCTATTGCAATGTTTCCAAAATGAATCTCATTGCATTTCGGTTCGCCTGTAATTGCCTAATCGTAAACGCTTCTTGTGACTTCGTACTTCAGACAGTTTTACGACTCGAGCGAGATTATAGTGCTATTCTATTGAGCTGAGGATTAAAATAGATGACCTcattcagaaaatattttttcgaattaTTGTAACACCAGTAAGAAATTTTTTCTCTCAGACCGCAGTAAAGCCATGGGTATGTGAGCCTAATGTATACAgttagttcaaaataaatacctttAAGCATCACTCACACCCACCATGTTCCATATTAAAGTACTTACAAAATTCCTTTGTGCTTCAAAACCATTtctcgtttttttttcaaataaagcaACTATCCTAGGACGTAATAGTTTATACCGAACAATACCAAAATAGGAAACGTTTTTCTATGCAGTGAAATTTTAAAGTACAagcactttaaaaaaaaaacgtaaataatttcaatgagTAATTTATCTAAGAGATTGCATGAAAAACTTTCGCTAATTATAGTTTTCATTTACAAATGATAactaaaactttgtaatttatattatttttagaataatattttaaattacgtttCAAAAAACTCTCCAAGTGATATTTAGtaaccaaaacatttttttttttcagtattatataaaataaacacattcaCTACTACATCATTagctgtaattatatttttgtattttattattgtaagcatattataaaagaaataaaatcatacaCTTAGTCATAAATTTCATAtatctaattaattaaaataaatcctaatgtactatattattaatataattcgaACTTGTCAAAACAATCTCGTGtttattacattgaaattatttaaataacaggACCCGAGGGATTATGATGCATAAACACACAATGCAATGATAAATACCATTAATGTCCGTAGGTAGGTTCCTACGCGCTGCTCATTAGCCGCACAGTAAGAATGAGATCTCGGAAAGAGTGAATACTGTTGATAACAGATAACTATTATAATGAGATGATTAAAGCAgttaatatttcatacatacatattagcGCCATGTATATGTTGAAATGAGTGATACATAAAGTATTAACTTTCAGACATGATcatatattctaaaaaatacCAGGTTgcaaaaatgataattatgtaATAGAAAGGAAATCTTAGTACAGaatttttctgatttatttatttaaaatacttcagatatttcattttaataaaatcaaaattaaatattttatttgtttgaacaatttttctggtttttattttatttttcatcatatGAATGTAAATACTCATTTTTAAAGATGTTAATAGAAAAAATGCATACATACAGTAAGTACAAGgaaagatatagatatagaatacacatttatacaaaaaaaaaatacatgcagaataatatataaaacagagaACAAAATAATGGAATACTGATAATTATAACTGGCTGTGGTAATTACTTATAAGGTTATTATTGAGATAGATAAGTTATGCAAAACATTATAGTGGAACACAATAGGAGTTAGTAAGTACAATAACAAGTATATTTGATAATGTTAATGTACAAGTTTGGAGaagtaatattgatatttataaataatataattttgttcttattttatattttattgtaagcaATGTTGCGAAAAGTCCATAATTCCGTATGGTTTACGTCGCaagtaatgttaaatttatCATTGAAAAAATTCCAATGCGCAATTTTGcttattctttttaataaaacaaaaaatggtaAAATTCTATGAGCCAAATGTTACATACATCGTAATAAGACACATCTGACACATATCTTCGGGGGCACCGGGAATATAAGTACTGTGGAACAATATTACACatagaattgttattttatcttttacatGGGTGATGGACATCAAATTCGAGTTTTACACCAAGAGCAACacgttctattattatttttcaaatataaatagcaTTTCAAGAAGAAAAACGATATCTCGTTATGACCTTGAATGTATGACTAATaatgatgtataaataaaacggcagatgttttattctatttttaatacttcAGTATTTGGGACATAAGTAAgaaatatataagatataattataaacagtaaGTGTAATGAAGGCTTAAAAATGGAAATTGAGATGCGacgtaaatagaaaataaatttactcaCCGTGTCTCTATAACTCATGGTAAAAGCTTTTAGCTTCGGTGTATATCGAAAAAAATTCTATTGCAATAAAATGAACTTATATTACTGGTAATAGCtaatggatattttttaaactttgtcGAGGTAGGAAACACCGCACACTCAAAATCGAAATTTATCAACTGCGCGCCATGACAGATAGAGATTTGCGATTTGCAATAGAGATGAGAACCAATTGCTGCAGCCTGTAAGAAtcgaaaaaatgtatataatgtaattacagcatatattgtgtttttttatttgcagcCATAACATAAAAGTATAGTGTTTGTATTATTACACATCCTCCTGATGTGCACTGCGTTTAGTTCATAATGATACATGATTATTacattaactcttggtctctcgtgaatcgccggcgagccaagacagctacatgacatttgcgtgtgtcacgggattataaccttatatactacatatatactacataataaggttatttttccgtcacacgcgtagctgtcaatgtttgccggcaaacattcagctacctcacgggttaaacTTTAAAGCAGGAAACCAATATATTAAGCTTGACacaagtttattatagaatactTTCAAATAGTATGTTTgacaataatactataatattatggtaacaatttttgtaaataaaacaattttcaaaacataatattattttagtcgaTACCTTCATAATCGACTACCTTTACACTATACGAGtggaaattataattagtaacaaaCAACATCTAACGTCACCATCCGTCAGTTCATcactaatttgtaatttgtacgTAACCGCGCCTTGTTTGTGTGGATTTATTTCggtttatttattggtattcgtatcaataatgttattgttaataaatttgtagTGTTTAGATAGTGTAGGACTTATAATATACGAAAATGGATGAAAAAGAAGAGTTACATCTAACCTCTCAAGAGTTGCAAGTTTTATCGGAACTTGACAGGTACTTGGCTGTAGCAAGcttgttttagaaaatatattcacataaatgttattttaactgGCCActattaatagtataaaaaagaataagtaCTTTTAAAGTTCTATTGTTTCAAATTATACCGGCCAGTAAATATTGAGtagatatctaaataataacaaatatataaatgtcaaaaaaaaacaagcaaaTCATTCTGTTTaccttatattttacatttaatcatCTTAATGTATGTACTTGATACCAggcagtttaataaaattacaatgttttgttCTGTATTAAATTCTATCATAATTTCAGTCATTTTAGGCTAACTCCCACAAATAATACTGtcctgatttattttaaaaataaactgggataaattttataatttgtcttaAGTACATAACTTTATATGCTACAAAGTTatgttgtgtaattttaataaacaatatatccAATATTAATTAACTGACAGGCCAGACTGGTGACTCCATACTTAAAATTTTGCCTAAGATATCTTAATACAACATAAGTGAACACTGAGAAAGCATTAATGGATATTCATTCCCTGTGTGGTTTAAATCTTATTGGCATATGACTGGAATGTACAGGTCATACTATGTCAATTTAAGTAGTGTATAGTCACTTCCAGAGGAAGTGATCATAAATCAGAGTTATACCATATACAGTGAAAGGAAAATAAGggccttatttataatatatttttaactttgattAACTTAGTCATGGTTTTATAGTGagcaataacaattattttctatgagggaaaatgaataaaaaataactattttatagaCTAATAAATCCAGAAGGTTCCATAGAATCTCTACTTAATTAAAGAGGATAGTATAGATTTTAGGCATTCTCCCATTATTAACATCAGTGTTCCAGAAAATAGTTTGTTAGTTGTTAGATAagtttgtgtataatattttaatcatctgATAGCAAcgtaaaaaacacaaaaaattgaataaatttatttttaaattatttattcaaattaagatataaaaaagtctaacatgattttttaatttacccaTTGTGTAccttaagaaaaaaataattcctgtaCAATGTAAGATACATACCATTATTCAGACTATAATGTTTAACAAAACATGTTTAATGTTTCAGCCGGCAATTTGGTTTCCTGAAGCTGAGAGGCAGTGAACATGGCAGAACCCGGGCACTTGTCCTCAAAGCTGTAAAATATTTGGAAGGGATGCTTGTGCAAGTCAAGGTATTCAAAATTCTAATATATGTATACACACTTAAAAGACAATCATAACTAAGCAAGaaatatactgaaaatgaattatataaatatttagaactaCCAGATTTTTCTGAGTCATTTGTTCTAGGTTTTGTAGTTCTAGgacaatttttatatcattagattatattttcacaacatattttttttttcttttatatcaaaatttaattcacTCTAAATGAAAGTTTACTGATTGTCACATAGATATGATTGTCTTTCAAGcatcaatatattttaccatttaaaaaaatttgaacaattatttgattgttatttaaaacaattgaaattattatccTGTTTTTAATGGCTTAAAAAATCAACTTCACCTTAATGAAGACCACAACAGATTCTTAAGATGGAGGTGGTGTATACAATGCCTAATACCATGGTTCTACTATGTTTTATAGTTGTATTTTGTACAGCCAGCATAGTAGATTACATGTCTCAgggctataatattttttatttctgcaattttattacaaccacaaaattaaatttgagaaataaataagattaaaattatataaaaattaattactacctaatattattttttatgtcctttattataatagagTAATATGCTAATgtaacttctaaaaatatttttataaatttaaatcctatttttatttcaagatttatgagtacttatttattatgtttaacaaagtatattttactttttaggAAGAAGAAAGAGCATGCTCTCCTGGTGCTAGAAGAGACATATGCATTGACCCAAAAACATATTGCAAATTAGGACATTTTCATCTATTACTAGAAGACTATGCTAAAGGTTTGTTATTTCTAATTAAGACAGACTAGTTTAAACCTGTTGACTGTTAAAGATGCAATGCTTTGTGAATGTGAATGCACTGTTTCCAttgttaaatatactataatctTAACAGCATTTGTAAGCGACTTTTACGAGCTAAAACGTGTGTTTTCGATATGAGCGTTCTGCATGCCCTTCCTTCACTcactaaaataatatgtgaaagTATGCTTTTAATAAGTTGATGCTGATATACTAAACAGCTATTTTTTGCCGACATTATCGCGTTTACTGCGCGTTTGAGTTGTATCTGTAATGCGTTGTTAACTAACACGCATAAAAACGTGTGCATATAGCCTAAGGTTTactagtaattaaaatatacaatatcatTTCTTGGAAATAGTTGAAGAAAATCCGATGTGtcatattgtataaaacagCATGATTTTTGATTAGCCACTACACGAAAATAGCTTAAGCCGCTAAAATTTCACTCGAACGTTGCAGTACGTAGTTACTTACTAGGTTTAGGTATGTACTAGATTGAAAAGAAATTGTACTAAAATTTCcttgattattaatattataataaattgaaaaattcaaaCTCAAGTTAAAATTTATCATGGTCATAGCCGCGCTTAACATAATGTGGTACTCTATATTATTCGATAATCTTCACGCaagacaataattaattataatttgttgcaGCAATGTCAGCTTATCAAAAGTTCTACGCACTGGAGCCCGACAACTGGAAAGATCCCTTATTCTTGTATGGATTGGGTCTCTGTTATTACCACT
Encoded proteins:
- the LOC115441726 gene encoding dual specificity protein phosphatase 13 isoform X2 — its product is MSYRDTYLYSRCPRRYVSDVSYYDSFGSSPSSVLSSLSTFRSRPFADITYNPTPDVNEVYPGLYVGDAVAAKDKAFLRRMGINYVLNTAEGKRYTQVDTDHLYYRDCPGLRYKGFQLMDLPTTDISKYFHIAANFIDEGISSGGRVLVHCLMGVSRSATCALAFLMIKRGMSLTEALGTVRARRDIHPNEGFLRQLQQLDRELRVTRVR
- the LOC115441726 gene encoding dual specificity protein phosphatase 13 isoform X1, whose translation is MSYRDTYSLFPRSHSYCAANEQRVGTYLRTLMSFGSSPSSVLSSLSTFRSRPFADITYNPTPDVNEVYPGLYVGDAVAAKDKAFLRRMGINYVLNTAEGKRYTQVDTDHLYYRDCPGLRYKGFQLMDLPTTDISKYFHIAANFIDEGISSGGRVLVHCLMGVSRSATCALAFLMIKRGMSLTEALGTVRARRDIHPNEGFLRQLQQLDRELRVTRVR
- the LOC115441726 gene encoding dual specificity protein phosphatase 13 isoform X3, with protein sequence MSYRDTSFGSSPSSVLSSLSTFRSRPFADITYNPTPDVNEVYPGLYVGDAVAAKDKAFLRRMGINYVLNTAEGKRYTQVDTDHLYYRDCPGLRYKGFQLMDLPTTDISKYFHIAANFIDEGISSGGRVLVHCLMGVSRSATCALAFLMIKRGMSLTEALGTVRARRDIHPNEGFLRQLQQLDRELRVTRVR